The following proteins come from a genomic window of Lachnoclostridium phytofermentans ISDg:
- a CDS encoding YesL family protein gives MSNFFNMDNAFFTIMGKVWDMILLSIIWVLCSMTLVLIGPATTALYYTVVKVIRRERGYVTREFFHSFKDNLKLGTITTIIFFVVSYIMYIDFTYSKLMLDDGKSYGSLLIAGFIAITTVLIFVLIFVFPILSRFTLNLKGLFKTSFIIAMKHFPTTLLMAIVIAVFGLAVYIIYPAIFIAPALCCLVCSFLIERVFKKYMPKPEGTEEETGKDLWYWE, from the coding sequence ATGAGTAATTTTTTTAATATGGACAATGCATTTTTTACAATCATGGGAAAAGTATGGGATATGATTCTCCTCAGTATTATCTGGGTGCTGTGTTCCATGACACTTGTGTTAATCGGGCCAGCCACAACTGCCTTGTACTATACTGTAGTAAAAGTAATTCGTCGAGAACGTGGTTATGTAACAAGAGAATTTTTCCATTCATTTAAAGATAATTTAAAATTGGGTACTATAACAACAATTATATTCTTCGTTGTAAGCTATATCATGTACATTGACTTTACTTATTCCAAATTGATGCTAGATGATGGAAAGAGTTATGGATCCTTGTTAATCGCTGGATTTATTGCAATCACAACAGTATTAATATTCGTTTTAATTTTTGTCTTCCCTATTTTATCAAGATTTACTCTAAATTTAAAAGGGTTATTTAAAACTTCATTTATTATTGCTATGAAGCACTTTCCTACTACATTATTAATGGCAATTGTTATTGCTGTATTTGGATTAGCAGTATATATAATCTATCCAGCAATTTTTATTGCACCAGCACTTTGCTGTTTGGTTTGCTCCTTCTTAATTGAACGTGTTTTTAAAAAGTACATGCCAAAGCCAGAAGGAACAGAAGAAGAAACAGGAAAGGACTTATGGTACTGGGAATAG
- a CDS encoding glutamine synthetase III family protein has translation MAEKLTDIFGIDVFDEATMMECLPKRTFEALKKTIKNGEDLDPQVAEIVANAMKDWAIDRGATHYTHWFQPMTGITAEKHDSFISPAPSGKILMEFSGKELIKGEPDASSFPSGGLRATFEARGYTAWDCTSPAFLKEDAAGVTLCIPTAFCAYTGEALDKKTPLLRSMEAISKHAVRICKLFGHSDVTSVSCSVGAEQEYFLVDRENYLKRDDLLFTGRTLFGAMPPKGQELDDHYFGSIRERIASFMKELNVELWKLGILAKTQHNEAAPAQHEIAPIYTTANIATDHNQLIMDIMKKVAIRHGLACLLHEKPFAGVNGSGKHDNWSIVTNTGKNLLEPGKTPHENVQFLLFLSAILKAVDLHADLLRLSASNPGNDHRLGANEAPPAIISVFLGEQLADVLTQLIETGAATSSKQGGRLRTGVHTLPELKKDATDRNRTSPFAFTGNKFEFRMVGSSMSIADANTTVNTIVADVLSDMADELEKADDFDLAVHDLIKKTVTKHQRIVFNGNGYSDAWVEEAERRGLPNLNSMVAAVPALVTEKAIKLFDKHHVLTTTELKSRVEVLYESYSKAINIEAKTMIEMANRMFIPAVIKFTTTLANSINAVKTAVPTADVSVQADLLTETSTLLAQAKAALNNLSKYTKTAASIEEGEEQANYFRNVVFPAMDELRTPIDLLETIVDKEVWPVPTYGDLLFEV, from the coding sequence ATGGCGGAGAAATTAACCGATATTTTTGGTATCGACGTATTTGATGAAGCAACCATGATGGAATGTTTGCCAAAGAGAACTTTTGAGGCGTTAAAAAAGACCATTAAGAATGGTGAGGATTTGGATCCACAGGTTGCTGAAATCGTAGCCAATGCGATGAAGGACTGGGCAATTGATAGAGGTGCAACACATTATACTCATTGGTTCCAGCCGATGACAGGTATTACCGCTGAAAAGCATGATTCTTTTATATCTCCAGCTCCATCTGGAAAGATATTAATGGAGTTCTCAGGAAAAGAGTTAATTAAGGGTGAACCAGATGCTTCTTCCTTCCCATCCGGTGGATTAAGAGCAACATTTGAGGCAAGGGGTTACACTGCTTGGGATTGTACGTCTCCAGCATTCTTAAAAGAAGACGCTGCAGGTGTTACTTTATGTATTCCAACTGCATTCTGTGCATATACCGGTGAAGCACTTGATAAAAAAACTCCATTACTTCGTTCGATGGAAGCCATAAGTAAACATGCAGTTCGAATCTGTAAATTATTTGGTCATAGTGACGTAACAAGTGTATCTTGTTCCGTTGGAGCAGAGCAGGAGTACTTTTTAGTAGATAGGGAAAATTACTTAAAAAGAGATGACTTATTATTTACAGGCCGTACCTTATTTGGCGCTATGCCTCCAAAAGGACAGGAGCTTGACGATCATTATTTTGGTTCTATTAGGGAAAGAATTGCTTCCTTTATGAAGGAGCTGAATGTAGAACTTTGGAAGCTTGGTATCTTAGCAAAAACCCAGCATAATGAAGCTGCTCCAGCACAGCATGAAATTGCACCTATCTATACTACAGCCAATATTGCCACTGACCATAACCAGTTAATTATGGATATTATGAAAAAAGTTGCAATCCGTCATGGCCTTGCATGCCTTCTTCATGAGAAGCCATTTGCAGGTGTAAACGGTTCTGGTAAGCATGATAACTGGTCTATCGTAACCAATACTGGAAAGAACTTATTAGAACCAGGTAAGACACCACATGAGAATGTTCAGTTCTTATTATTCTTATCTGCTATCTTAAAAGCAGTAGATTTACATGCAGACCTGTTAAGACTATCTGCATCGAATCCAGGCAATGACCACAGACTTGGTGCGAACGAAGCCCCACCAGCAATTATTTCAGTATTCCTTGGCGAGCAGCTTGCAGATGTATTAACTCAGTTAATTGAAACAGGAGCAGCAACGAGTTCCAAACAGGGCGGAAGATTAAGAACTGGTGTGCATACACTTCCAGAGCTTAAGAAGGATGCAACGGATCGTAACCGTACATCACCATTTGCGTTTACTGGTAATAAATTTGAGTTCCGTATGGTTGGCTCTTCTATGTCAATTGCAGATGCAAATACAACGGTTAACACTATAGTTGCGGATGTTCTTTCCGATATGGCAGATGAATTAGAAAAGGCAGATGACTTTGACCTTGCGGTACATGACCTAATTAAGAAGACAGTAACCAAACATCAACGAATTGTATTTAACGGAAATGGATATTCTGATGCATGGGTAGAAGAGGCAGAGAGACGTGGCTTACCAAACTTAAATTCAATGGTTGCAGCAGTACCGGCGTTAGTTACTGAAAAGGCAATCAAATTATTTGATAAGCATCACGTTTTAACCACAACAGAATTAAAGTCCCGTGTGGAAGTTTTATATGAATCCTATTCAAAAGCAATTAATATCGAAGCTAAAACGATGATTGAAATGGCAAATAGAATGTTTATTCCTGCTGTTATTAAATTCACTACAACACTTGCGAATAGCATCAATGCAGTAAAAACAGCAGTACCAACAGCAGATGTAAGTGTTCAGGCAGATTTATTAACGGAGACTTCGACATTATTAGCTCAGGCAAAAGCAGCACTTAATAACTTATCGAAGTACACAAAGACTGCCGCATCTATAGAAGAGGGAGAAGAACAGGCAAATTACTTTAGAAATGTAGTATTCCCAGCTATGGATGAGCTTAGAACACCAATTGATTTGCTAGAAACGATAGTTGATAAAGAGGTATGGCCAGTTCCTACTTATGGAGATCTATTGTTCGAAGTATAA
- a CDS encoding ABC-F family ATP-binding cassette domain-containing protein, whose protein sequence is MIQASDVTLRIGKRALFEDVNIKFTEGNCYGLIGANGAGKSTFLKILSGQIEPSKGDIIITPGQRLSFLQQDHFKYDAFDVLNTVIMGNQRLYDIMKEKDAIYAKEDFSEEDGIKASELEAEFATLNGWEAESDAATLLNGLGIDTDLHYKMMSELNGAQKVKVLLAQALFGNPDILLLDEPTNHLDLEAIRWLEEFLINFENTVIVVSHDRYFLNKVCTHIADIDYAKIQLYAGNYDFWYESSQLMVKQMKEANKKKEDKIKELQDFIQRFSANASKSKQATSRKRALEKIELDEIRPSSRKYPYIDFRPSREIGNEVLTVKNLSKTIDGVKVLDNLSFIITHDDKVALVGGNSLASTTLFKILSGEMEPDSGEYKWGITTTQAYFPKDNTKDFDSEDIIVDWLMPYSPEKDVTYVRGFLGRMLFAGEEGIKKVKVLSGGERVRVMLSKMMIMGANVLLMDEPTNHLDMESITALNNGLMKFSGVVMFTSQDHQFIQTIANRIMEITPNGLIDKITTYDEYLDSDEMARKRQVLNINTEED, encoded by the coding sequence ATGATTCAAGCAAGTGATGTAACTCTTAGAATAGGAAAGAGAGCCTTATTCGAGGATGTCAATATTAAATTTACAGAAGGAAACTGCTATGGCTTAATTGGAGCTAACGGAGCAGGAAAATCCACTTTTTTAAAAATCCTTTCAGGGCAAATCGAACCAAGTAAAGGAGATATCATTATTACTCCTGGACAAAGATTATCATTTTTGCAACAGGATCACTTTAAGTATGATGCATTTGATGTTCTCAACACAGTAATTATGGGAAATCAGAGATTGTATGATATCATGAAAGAAAAGGATGCCATTTATGCAAAGGAGGATTTCTCCGAAGAAGATGGTATTAAAGCAAGTGAACTGGAAGCAGAATTTGCAACATTAAACGGATGGGAAGCAGAATCCGATGCTGCCACTTTATTAAACGGACTAGGAATTGATACAGATTTACATTACAAGATGATGAGCGAATTAAATGGTGCTCAGAAGGTGAAGGTACTTCTTGCACAGGCTTTATTTGGTAACCCAGATATCCTGTTACTTGACGAGCCTACAAACCATCTTGATTTAGAGGCTATTCGTTGGTTAGAAGAATTCTTGATTAACTTTGAAAATACGGTTATTGTAGTATCCCATGACCGTTATTTCTTAAATAAAGTTTGTACACATATTGCAGACATTGATTATGCTAAGATCCAGTTATATGCTGGTAACTATGACTTCTGGTATGAATCCAGTCAGTTAATGGTAAAGCAGATGAAGGAAGCAAATAAGAAGAAGGAAGATAAGATTAAGGAATTACAGGATTTTATTCAACGTTTCTCAGCGAATGCATCAAAGTCAAAACAGGCGACTTCCAGAAAGCGTGCGTTAGAGAAAATTGAACTTGATGAGATTCGTCCTTCTAGTAGAAAGTATCCATACATTGATTTTAGACCAAGCCGTGAGATTGGAAATGAAGTTTTAACAGTTAAGAATTTAAGTAAGACGATTGACGGTGTTAAGGTTTTAGATAATCTTTCCTTTATTATTACCCATGATGATAAGGTTGCTTTGGTTGGTGGTAACTCACTTGCAAGCACTACCTTGTTTAAGATTTTATCCGGTGAAATGGAGCCAGACTCTGGTGAATATAAGTGGGGAATTACAACAACCCAGGCTTACTTCCCAAAAGACAATACGAAAGATTTTGACAGTGAAGATATCATTGTGGATTGGTTAATGCCATATTCTCCTGAAAAGGATGTTACTTATGTTCGTGGCTTCCTTGGAAGAATGTTATTCGCTGGTGAGGAGGGTATTAAGAAGGTTAAAGTACTTTCCGGTGGTGAGCGTGTGCGTGTTATGTTATCTAAGATGATGATTATGGGCGCAAATGTATTACTTATGGATGAGCCTACAAACCACTTGGACATGGAATCAATTACAGCACTTAATAATGGATTAATGAAGTTCTCTGGTGTTGTAATGTTTACCTCTCAGGATCATCAGTTTATTCA
- a CDS encoding mechanosensitive ion channel family protein yields the protein MNKLVLLAQNTIIKDDLIEDLELNKFMSKVSTLWDDFWPKALHFLFLILISFFVYFVGKKLMNVLVKIIKKAFERAKMDVGVSNFLISVLKAICYGLLLITIAAILGLPTTSFVALLGSVGLTIGLALQGSLSNFAGGVLILILKPFRVGDFIIVKGNEGTVIAIDIFYTKILTTDNKLVVLPNGTLANSEITNATNEPIRRLDLIIPIGYKDDIRSIKQELFLISQRNEKILEDRPVDLFVSAYGKDAVELSMRVWVKTENCFSLKGELLETIKYMFDEKGFTIPFNHVDVNVMNDKKVKK from the coding sequence ATGAATAAATTAGTTTTATTGGCGCAGAACACTATTATAAAAGATGATCTTATAGAAGATTTAGAATTAAATAAATTTATGTCAAAAGTCTCGACGCTATGGGATGATTTTTGGCCTAAGGCATTGCATTTCTTATTTTTGATACTGATATCGTTTTTTGTCTACTTTGTAGGTAAGAAACTTATGAATGTCTTAGTTAAAATCATAAAAAAAGCATTTGAACGAGCTAAAATGGATGTTGGTGTATCTAACTTTCTTATATCTGTGTTAAAAGCCATATGCTATGGTCTGCTTTTAATTACGATTGCTGCGATCCTAGGATTACCAACAACATCCTTTGTTGCTTTACTTGGTTCTGTAGGTTTGACAATTGGTTTGGCATTACAAGGAAGCTTATCCAATTTTGCCGGTGGAGTGCTCATATTGATATTAAAACCATTCCGTGTTGGTGATTTTATTATTGTCAAGGGGAATGAAGGTACTGTAATAGCTATCGATATTTTTTATACTAAGATATTAACTACGGATAATAAATTAGTTGTTTTACCAAATGGGACCCTGGCTAACAGCGAGATTACCAATGCTACAAATGAACCAATCAGACGTTTGGATTTAATTATTCCAATTGGTTATAAGGATGATATCAGGTCGATAAAACAGGAGCTTTTTTTAATAAGTCAAAGGAATGAAAAGATCTTAGAGGATCGTCCGGTTGATTTATTTGTAAGTGCCTATGGAAAAGATGCAGTTGAGCTTTCAATGCGTGTATGGGTTAAAACGGAGAATTGTTTTTCATTAAAAGGCGAACTCCTTGAAACAATCAAATACATGTTTGATGAGAAAGGCTTTACAATACCATTTAATCATGTGGATGTTAATGTAATGAACGACAAAAAGGTTAAGAAGTGA
- a CDS encoding leucine-rich repeat domain-containing protein, whose amino-acid sequence MKKWIILCFMLLMVSVTACSQKSKSLDVTNPQKEQEDEMDLSGNLLGTPKPSELPGKDINIPTNTPSIGELNKDDNLGKDKNEQGIKAGEDKAEDSENPDKNKVSSSTEVIKKGTKGWVSEDKTEVCIDDDGTILSMKIKEGEVYITGFVTESVGELIIPESVESYPVTVIDEYAFYNTSITKLVLPEGLKVIKGRAFKKCYKLSEINFPASLEVIEQSAFGICPALETMTLPKENKHYTITDGVLYTKDKNTLVKYPTGSEEKEYTVLKSVTRIAEGAFSLAKNLRNVVLSEKLTIIENEAFSGCIQLSIDLTPNITKIGDYAFSDCYSITELRLPDSLTQLGEGAFSACEKLESVIIPKKVTRIPFAAFASDTSLTEVVFLGSTTTIEDMSFSTCQSLTYIDIPTGTIHIGDMAFYACTNLTEITIPDTTVSFGNDIFGETSNIVIVALKNSMAETYAKENGFDYQEAVMDIIE is encoded by the coding sequence ATGAAGAAGTGGATAATATTATGTTTCATGCTGTTAATGGTCTCGGTAACTGCTTGTAGTCAAAAATCAAAGTCCCTAGATGTTACCAATCCTCAGAAAGAACAAGAAGATGAGATGGATTTATCAGGGAATTTATTGGGTACACCAAAACCGAGTGAATTACCCGGTAAGGACATAAATATTCCAACGAATACTCCATCGATAGGAGAACTGAATAAGGATGATAACTTAGGTAAAGATAAGAATGAACAAGGAATAAAGGCGGGTGAAGATAAGGCTGAAGATAGCGAAAATCCCGATAAAAATAAAGTGAGTTCTAGTACAGAGGTAATAAAAAAAGGTACGAAAGGCTGGGTTTCTGAAGATAAGACAGAAGTTTGCATCGATGATGATGGTACGATATTATCAATGAAAATTAAGGAAGGCGAAGTTTATATAACCGGTTTTGTAACAGAGTCAGTAGGCGAACTTATTATTCCGGAAAGCGTAGAATCCTATCCAGTTACTGTTATAGATGAGTATGCATTTTATAATACCTCAATCACAAAACTTGTATTACCAGAAGGTCTTAAAGTAATTAAAGGCAGAGCATTTAAAAAGTGCTATAAACTAAGTGAGATAAACTTTCCTGCATCCTTAGAAGTGATAGAACAATCCGCGTTTGGAATATGTCCTGCCCTTGAGACGATGACATTGCCAAAGGAAAATAAGCACTATACCATAACAGATGGGGTATTATATACGAAAGATAAGAATACGCTAGTGAAGTATCCTACTGGTAGCGAAGAAAAGGAATATACAGTTTTAAAAAGTGTCACACGGATTGCAGAAGGTGCATTTTCCTTAGCGAAAAACTTGAGAAATGTAGTATTATCAGAAAAACTTACAATTATCGAAAATGAAGCCTTTTCTGGCTGTATTCAGTTATCTATTGATTTAACGCCGAACATAACGAAAATTGGTGATTATGCTTTTTCAGATTGTTATTCCATAACGGAACTAAGACTTCCAGATAGTCTTACTCAACTTGGAGAGGGTGCATTTAGTGCTTGCGAGAAACTAGAGAGTGTGATTATTCCAAAGAAAGTAACAAGGATTCCATTTGCTGCATTTGCCTCAGATACCTCATTAACTGAGGTTGTGTTTTTAGGTTCTACAACCACAATTGAAGATATGAGCTTTTCCACCTGCCAATCTTTAACCTATATTGATATCCCTACAGGAACGATACATATTGGTGATATGGCTTTTTATGCATGCACAAATTTAACGGAGATTACAATACCAGATACTACGGTATCCTTTGGAAATGATATCTTTGGAGAAACATCAAACATAGTAATTGTTGCCTTAAAAAATTCGATGGCAGAAACCTATGCAAAAGAAAATGGTTTCGATTATCAAGAAGCAGTGATGGATATAATAGAATAA